Proteins encoded by one window of Paroedura picta isolate Pp20150507F chromosome 9, Ppicta_v3.0, whole genome shotgun sequence:
- the LOC143844960 gene encoding uncharacterized protein LOC143844960, producing the protein MIRCTLHLAPPFCSATSESNMESSSQASSVPATGRGPTWRDAEIRDLIGIFSEEKIQDAFQSSHRNREVFEQVAIKMRALGHNRTGLECRSKTKTMRAEYMRAVNHNKGSGNEKVTCPYFEEQRQLYGDGEGAGRPKRVGRSLKVVRKPAAPVEEPPAEEDPGEGTSSSFRPPPPVQQRPAELVTVDLMAIAPGEPEEVPDQTPLASETQMPGTVVLESPAAVAEDSDSGASTNVDFIPGTQEEEERGVSGPPALRRRIHIQDGERA; encoded by the exons atgatccgttgcaccctgcacctcgcaccaccattttgctcagctactagcgaaagcaacatggaatcctcttctcaagcctcgtccgtccctgcaaccggccgtggcccaacttggagggacgcggagatcagggacctgatcgggattttctcggaggagaaaatccaggacgcgttccagtcctcccacaggaatagggaggtcttcgaacaagtggccattaagatgcgtgccctgggccacaacaggaccggccttgaatgccggtcgaagaccaaaacaatgagggcagagtacatgcgtgccgtgaaccataataagggttccggcaacgaaaaggttacctgcccctacttcgaggagcagcgccagctgtacggagacggggaaggagccggcaggccgaagcgcgtcgggaggagccttaaggtggttcggaagccggctgccccggtcgaggaaccacccgctgaggaggatcccggcgagggaacctcgtccagctttcggcctccaccccccgtccagcaacgaccagcggaattggtcacggtggacctgatggccatcgctcctggggagccggaggaggttcctgaccaaacgccccttgcctccg agacacagatgcctgggacggtggtcctagagtcccctgcagcagtagcagaggacagtgattctggggcatccacaaatgttg atttcatacccgggacacaggaggaggaggagcgtggggtgtctggacctcctgccctgcgcaggcggatacacatacaagatggtgagcgtgcatga